ACAGGTGTTGATGGATCCTCAAGGAGAAAACCAATAGAAATAAGCTTTACACCAAATTTTTCGATCGGAACCATTTTCCTATTTTCAGTTACTCTTGGCAATTCTTGTTCTACACCAAACATCTTTGGAATATTAGGTCCATATACATCCGCATCCATTATTCCTACCTTATAACCAAGGTTAGCAAGTGCTACTGCAAGGTTTGTTGTAACGGTTGACTTTCCTACCCCGCCTTTTCCTGAGCCAACCGCAATTATGTGCTTTATTTTAGGAGTTTCCTTGAAAGTTATTTCAAACTCAACTACCTCTGCTCCAAGTTGCGTAAGCCTTTTTGTGATAACCTGTTTCAATTCGTTTAGCGTTTCTTCATCAATTGGAGTTAATCGAAGCGCTATGTTTACTTTGTTTCCAATTACTTCTACCCCATCAATGCTTCCAATGTTTAAAAGTAATTTTTTCAGTTTAGGGACATAGGTTGTTTTAAGGACATCAATTACCTGTGTTTGTAAAAGTGCCATACTTTGCTCTCCTTTCTATTAAATCTTCAAGCGTTATATTTTGTAAAAATTCGTCTAATCTTTCTTTAAGATATTCAAGCGATTGCATAGAAATGCACTCTGTAGGTTTGCACTTGAGGGTTTTCTTACCAAATTCACACTTAACTTCAATACTTTGTCTTCCTACGGCTTCTATTATTTCACGCACAGTAATATCTTTTGGGTCTCTTGCAAGTGTATATCCGCCGCTTCTTCCTTTTTCGCTTTCAAGAATATGATGTTCTCTTAACATAGAGCAAATCCTCAGGATATAGGGGA
The genomic region above belongs to Caldisericum sp. and contains:
- a CDS encoding Rrf2 family transcriptional regulator translates to MILTTLEGYAIKSLIYIASKKDRRATVSEIAHNNNVSFPYILRICSMLREHHILESEKGRSGGYTLARDPKDITVREIIEAVGRQSIEVKCEFGKKTLKCKPTECISMQSLEYLKERLDEFLQNITLEDLIERRAKYGTFTNTGN
- a CDS encoding Mrp/NBP35 family ATP-binding protein, which gives rise to MALLQTQVIDVLKTTYVPKLKKLLLNIGSIDGVEVIGNKVNIALRLTPIDEETLNELKQVITKRLTQLGAEVVEFEITFKETPKIKHIIAVGSGKGGVGKSTVTTNLAVALANLGYKVGIMDADVYGPNIPKMFGVEQELPRVTENRKMVPIEKFGVKLISIGFLLEDPSTPVIWRGPLVTKALEQLYEDVEWGELDFLLIDLPPGTGDVALTVAQTLPTHYGIIVTTPQSVSVLDASKALNMFKQMNIEVLGVIENMAYFKCPHCGAKTEIFGAGGGKKLAESAGVPFLGSVPLEVQVREGGDVGIPSFYIEGNSEVKEAFTIIANEVINKLK